Proteins from a single region of Acidovorax sp. NCPPB 3576:
- a CDS encoding asparaginase codes for MQVGTGKIVVLGTGGTIAGTATEAGDNIGYTAGQVGIGQLLEAIPGLEQAAGGRIEAEQIAQIDSKDMEFAVWRQLSHRCAQLLADPDVRGVVVTHGTDTLEETAWFLDSVLAADRPVVLACAMRPASAMVPDGPQNLLDAVVLAATPGARGVMTVVAGTIHTARHVQKVHPYKVDAFSSGEAGPLGWVEEGTVRLASGWPAPSVPKPGALRHVADTFVWPRVEVLTSHVGADGRIVDLMVREGVDGIVVAATGNGTLHHALGSALERAHASGVEVRVATRCALGRVLPKPGDTLPHSEGLSPVKARITLLLELLARARQR; via the coding sequence GTGCAAGTGGGCACAGGAAAAATCGTGGTGCTTGGCACCGGCGGAACGATCGCAGGCACCGCAACGGAGGCGGGGGACAACATCGGCTACACCGCAGGCCAGGTGGGAATCGGCCAACTGTTGGAGGCGATTCCCGGGTTGGAGCAGGCAGCCGGCGGCCGGATCGAAGCCGAGCAGATCGCGCAGATCGACAGCAAGGACATGGAATTTGCCGTATGGCGGCAACTGTCCCATCGGTGCGCGCAACTTTTGGCCGACCCTGACGTGCGGGGCGTGGTCGTTACGCACGGCACGGATACGCTGGAGGAGACGGCTTGGTTCCTGGATTCGGTCCTGGCTGCCGACCGTCCGGTGGTGCTGGCCTGCGCCATGCGGCCGGCCTCCGCCATGGTGCCTGACGGGCCGCAGAATCTGCTCGACGCGGTTGTCCTGGCCGCGACGCCCGGGGCACGGGGCGTGATGACCGTCGTGGCAGGCACGATCCACACGGCGCGGCATGTTCAGAAAGTGCATCCTTACAAGGTGGATGCCTTCAGTTCAGGAGAAGCAGGCCCGCTGGGCTGGGTGGAGGAGGGGACTGTCCGCCTGGCCAGTGGCTGGCCGGCCCCGTCGGTGCCAAAGCCAGGCGCCCTTCGGCACGTCGCCGACACCTTCGTCTGGCCCCGGGTCGAGGTGCTCACGAGCCATGTCGGCGCGGATGGCCGCATCGTCGATTTGATGGTGCGGGAAGGCGTGGATGGCATCGTGGTGGCGGCGACGGGCAATGGCACGCTGCACCATGCCCTCGGAAGTGCGCTGGAGCGCGCCCATGCGAGCGGAGTGGAAGTGCGCGTGGCCACCCGTTGCGCGCTGGGACGGGTGCTGCCAAAACCGGGAGACACGTTGCCTCACTCGGAGGGCCTGAGCCCGGTGAAGGCCCGAATCACTCTGCTGCTCGAACTGCTGGCGCGCGCTCGCCAGCGATGA
- a CDS encoding Fe-Mn family superoxide dismutase, protein MEHTLPPLPYAIDALAPHYSQETLEYHYGKHHNAYVVNLNNLQKGTEFESMTLEEIVKKSSGGIYNNAAQIWNHTFFWNCMVPSGGGEPSGALANAINAKWGSYAAFKEAFVKSAVGNFGSGWTWLVKKADGSVDIVNTGAAGTPLTTADKALLTVDVWEHAYYIDYRNLRPKFVETFFDKLVNWKFAESNFA, encoded by the coding sequence ATGGAACATACCCTGCCACCGTTGCCTTATGCGATCGACGCCCTGGCGCCTCATTACAGCCAGGAAACCCTGGAATATCACTACGGCAAGCACCACAACGCCTATGTGGTGAACCTGAACAATCTGCAAAAGGGCACGGAATTCGAGAGCATGACGCTCGAGGAAATCGTGAAGAAATCGAGCGGCGGTATCTACAACAATGCAGCACAGATCTGGAACCACACTTTCTTCTGGAACTGCATGGTTCCAAGCGGCGGCGGCGAGCCGTCCGGTGCGTTGGCCAACGCCATCAATGCCAAGTGGGGCAGCTATGCCGCTTTCAAGGAAGCCTTTGTAAAAAGTGCCGTGGGCAACTTCGGCTCTGGCTGGACCTGGCTCGTGAAGAAGGCCGATGGCAGCGTCGATATCGTGAACACCGGCGCGGCAGGTACTCCTTTGACGACGGCTGACAAGGCACTGCTGACGGTCGACGTGTGGGAACACGCTTACTACATCGACTACCGCAACCTGCGCCCCAAGTTCGTCGAAACCTTCTTCGACAAGCTGGTGAACTGGAAGTTTGCCGAAAGCAATTTCGCCTGA
- the xseA gene encoding exodeoxyribonuclease VII large subunit: MNLATAPRIWQVGALCRAIADTLESRFNPVAVQGEITGFSRASSGHCYFTVKDGQGQIRCAMFRRAALLLDFSPRDGELVELRGRLGVYEARGDLQLIVESMQRAGQGALFEQFLRLKSQLEAEGLFDSARKRPLPLMPRGIGLVTSPGAAALHDVVTALRRRVPHIPVTLVPALVQGAHAPASMRAALSKLYALAEGVDGANGSKDPVSKQSPCPIDVILLVRGGGSMEDLWAFNDEQLARTIVQSPVPVICGVGHETDFTIADFCADLRAPTPTAAAELVSQPRAVWLGAIDLLADRLSDSVQTQFDVRHQRLDLVAQRLGRPSGLVVRQQTRLARLAERMRHSVLLKMQRLTQQQKALEAEMRQTLQRRAARQSEQLERAALRLQLLDPHLVLQRGYALLTDAQGQPVTKVAQVRPGDAVRAAVTDGEIDLQVSQRRLL, from the coding sequence ATGAACCTCGCAACGGCGCCACGTATCTGGCAGGTTGGGGCGCTGTGCCGCGCCATTGCTGACACCCTGGAGTCCCGATTCAATCCCGTGGCCGTGCAAGGCGAGATCACGGGCTTTTCGCGCGCATCCAGTGGGCATTGCTATTTCACGGTCAAGGACGGCCAGGGCCAGATCCGGTGTGCGATGTTCCGGCGCGCGGCTTTGTTGCTGGACTTTTCTCCACGGGATGGGGAACTGGTCGAGTTGCGCGGCCGCCTGGGGGTGTACGAGGCACGGGGCGATCTGCAACTCATCGTCGAAAGCATGCAGCGGGCAGGCCAGGGCGCCTTGTTCGAGCAGTTCCTGCGGCTGAAGTCGCAACTGGAGGCCGAGGGGCTTTTCGACAGCGCGCGAAAACGGCCCCTGCCGTTGATGCCGCGCGGCATCGGGCTGGTCACGTCCCCGGGCGCCGCGGCGCTGCATGACGTCGTGACCGCGCTGCGCCGTCGCGTTCCGCACATTCCGGTGACGCTGGTGCCGGCATTGGTGCAGGGTGCCCACGCACCAGCCTCGATGCGGGCTGCGTTGTCCAAGCTCTACGCCCTGGCGGAGGGCGTGGACGGGGCGAATGGATCGAAAGACCCTGTTTCAAAGCAGTCCCCGTGTCCCATCGACGTCATCCTTCTGGTGCGGGGAGGTGGGTCCATGGAGGATCTGTGGGCTTTCAATGATGAGCAATTGGCGCGCACCATCGTCCAAAGCCCGGTACCTGTCATTTGCGGTGTCGGCCATGAAACCGACTTCACCATTGCCGATTTTTGCGCAGACCTGCGGGCACCGACGCCAACGGCTGCCGCTGAACTCGTCTCCCAGCCGCGTGCCGTGTGGCTGGGTGCCATCGACCTTTTGGCCGATCGCTTGTCGGACAGCGTTCAGACGCAATTCGACGTGCGGCATCAGCGGCTCGACTTGGTGGCCCAGCGCCTCGGCCGGCCTTCCGGTCTGGTGGTGCGGCAGCAGACGCGCCTGGCACGGCTTGCGGAGCGTATGCGCCACAGTGTGCTATTAAAAATGCAGCGCTTGACGCAACAACAGAAAGCGCTGGAGGCAGAAATGCGGCAGACGCTGCAAAGGCGGGCAGCCCGCCAGTCCGAACAACTGGAGCGTGCCGCCCTGCGCCTTCAATTGCTGGACCCCCACTTGGTCCTGCAGCGTGGCTATGCGTTGCTCACCGATGCGCAAGGCCAGCCGGTCACGAAGGTCGCCCAGGTACGCCCTGGCGACGCCGTCCGGGCTGCGGTGACCGACGGCGAAATCGATCTGCAGGTATCGCAGCGCCGGCTGCTGTGA
- the adk gene encoding adenylate kinase, protein MRLILLGAPGAGKGTQAAFICQKYGIPQISTGDMLRAAVKAGTPLGQQAKAVMDAGALVSDDLIIHLVKERIAQPDCASGFLFDGFPRTIPQADAMKAAGVKLDYVLEIDVPFDAIIERMSGRRSHPASGRTYHVKFNPPKVEGKDDMTGEDLIQREDDKEATVKKRLDVYSAQTRPLVDYYSSWAKADPAGAPKYRAISGTGSVEEITQRALAALAS, encoded by the coding sequence ATGAGACTGATTCTTTTGGGCGCACCCGGCGCCGGAAAGGGCACGCAGGCCGCATTCATCTGCCAGAAATACGGTATTCCGCAAATCTCCACCGGTGACATGCTGCGTGCGGCCGTCAAGGCGGGCACGCCGCTGGGTCAGCAGGCCAAGGCCGTCATGGATGCGGGCGCGCTGGTCAGCGATGACCTCATCATCCATCTCGTGAAAGAGCGCATCGCCCAGCCCGATTGCGCATCCGGCTTCCTGTTCGATGGCTTCCCCCGCACGATTCCGCAGGCCGATGCGATGAAAGCGGCAGGCGTCAAGCTCGACTATGTGCTGGAGATCGACGTACCCTTCGATGCCATCATCGAACGCATGAGCGGCCGCCGTTCCCACCCCGCCAGCGGCCGCACCTACCACGTCAAGTTCAATCCTCCCAAGGTGGAAGGCAAGGACGACATGACCGGCGAAGACCTCATTCAGCGCGAAGACGACAAAGAGGCCACCGTCAAGAAGCGCCTCGATGTGTACAGCGCACAGACCCGTCCTCTGGTGGATTACTACTCCAGCTGGGCGAAGGCCGATCCTGCGGGAGCTCCCAAGTACCGCGCCATCAGCGGCACCGGCAGCGTGGAGGAAATCACCCAGCGCGCGCTGGCCGCTTTGGCCAGCTGA
- a CDS encoding DUF192 domain-containing protein, producing MKSFLVRVADGSQKSLAPLFAALAISWCAVAGAQESPQLNLQRVELGAGMHRIDAQVAVSPQERQIGLMHRKEMPQQEGMLFVFEEPAVQCFWMKNTILPLTAAFVADDGTVVNLADMKPQTEDSHCSEKPVRYVLEMNQGWFSKKGIKAGFKLSGAPFLRR from the coding sequence ATGAAATCCTTTCTCGTGCGCGTCGCGGACGGCTCTCAAAAAAGCCTCGCCCCTCTTTTTGCTGCGTTGGCCATTTCCTGGTGCGCGGTGGCGGGCGCGCAAGAATCGCCTCAGTTGAATTTGCAGCGCGTGGAACTGGGAGCGGGTATGCACCGCATAGATGCCCAGGTCGCGGTGTCCCCGCAGGAGCGGCAGATCGGCCTCATGCATCGCAAGGAGATGCCCCAACAGGAAGGCATGCTGTTCGTTTTCGAAGAGCCGGCAGTCCAGTGCTTCTGGATGAAAAACACCATTTTGCCGTTGACCGCCGCTTTCGTGGCGGACGACGGCACGGTCGTCAACCTTGCCGATATGAAGCCACAAACCGAGGATTCGCATTGCTCTGAAAAGCCCGTTCGCTATGTGCTGGAAATGAACCAGGGTTGGTTTTCCAAAAAGGGCATCAAGGCAGGGTTCAAACTTTCAGGCGCCCCGTTCCTACGTCGTTGA
- a CDS encoding MotA/TolQ/ExbB proton channel family protein yields MLLIIQAAGWPIWPLIACSVLALALVVERFIALKTARVAPPKLLDEAITVSSRSVPTPDVVNQLAQNSALGEVLASGLRTLNSNPQSTEADVRAAMESSGRAVAHRLEKYLSALATIASAAPLLGLLGTVIGMIEIFGSQAGAGQSGGGNPAQLAQGISIALYNTAFGLIVAIPALIFWRYFRSRVDAYLLTLELASEQFVRHISRLRK; encoded by the coding sequence TTGCTATTGATCATACAAGCCGCAGGCTGGCCGATCTGGCCTTTGATAGCCTGCTCCGTCCTGGCGCTGGCACTGGTTGTGGAGCGTTTCATCGCCCTCAAAACCGCGCGCGTTGCCCCTCCCAAGCTGCTGGACGAAGCCATCACCGTGTCCTCCCGCTCCGTTCCCACGCCCGATGTGGTGAATCAACTGGCACAGAATTCCGCTCTAGGGGAGGTTCTGGCCAGCGGGCTGCGCACGCTCAACAGCAATCCGCAAAGCACCGAGGCCGACGTGCGGGCTGCCATGGAAAGCTCCGGCAGGGCCGTTGCCCATCGCCTCGAAAAATACCTCAGTGCGCTTGCCACCATCGCGTCAGCTGCCCCGCTGCTGGGCTTGCTGGGCACGGTGATCGGCATGATCGAGATCTTCGGCTCCCAGGCGGGCGCCGGCCAGTCCGGCGGGGGCAACCCGGCCCAATTGGCGCAGGGTATTTCGATTGCGCTCTACAACACGGCGTTCGGCCTGATCGTGGCCATTCCTGCACTGATCTTCTGGCGCTATTTCCGCAGCCGCGTGGATGCTTACCTGCTGACCCTCGAATTGGCTTCCGAGCAATTCGTACGGCATATCAGCCGGCTGCGAAAATAA
- the lpxK gene encoding tetraacyldisaccharide 4'-kinase produces the protein MAAAGPQPPSSHTQTAISSTASTLHAAWKRRGPLAWMLWPLSCLYRAAVAARKLLYRAGVLRSERMAVPVIVVGNVIAGGAGKTPVTQAIVRHLVAQGWRPGVVSRGYGRSTDDCREVHADSSAAEVGDEPALIARSTGVPVFVARQRTQAARALLARHSRTDVIVCDDGLQHLALARDIEVCVFNDDGVGNGFLLPAGPLREPWPRPVDCALYAGQVPGGTAHAFALTRSLAADAIRADGSTMPLAQLRHHPLHAVAAIARPQEFFAMLRAKGLTLQHTSAFPDHYDFDSWQRNEIHGMPLICTEKDATKLWQSHPQALAVPLQLEIDSAFFSLLDDRLRSATHRSLSSPSD, from the coding sequence ATGGCTGCCGCCGGGCCGCAGCCGCCCTCTTCACACACTCAAACTGCCATAAGTTCAACCGCTTCCACACTCCATGCGGCCTGGAAGCGCCGTGGGCCGCTGGCGTGGATGCTCTGGCCGCTGTCGTGCCTCTACCGTGCAGCGGTCGCCGCGCGGAAATTGCTTTACCGGGCAGGCGTCCTTCGATCCGAGCGCATGGCGGTGCCGGTGATCGTGGTGGGCAACGTGATCGCCGGAGGGGCCGGCAAAACCCCGGTCACACAGGCCATCGTGCGGCACCTGGTGGCGCAGGGGTGGCGGCCTGGGGTGGTGTCGCGTGGCTATGGGCGTTCCACCGACGACTGCCGCGAGGTGCATGCGGACAGCAGCGCGGCCGAAGTGGGCGACGAACCGGCGTTGATCGCGCGCAGCACCGGCGTCCCCGTGTTCGTGGCGCGGCAAAGAACGCAGGCGGCGCGCGCATTGCTTGCGCGGCATTCCCGCACCGATGTGATCGTCTGCGACGACGGGCTGCAACATCTGGCCCTGGCCCGCGACATCGAGGTCTGCGTATTCAACGACGATGGCGTGGGCAACGGATTTCTATTGCCTGCCGGTCCGCTGCGGGAACCTTGGCCGCGTCCGGTCGATTGCGCGCTTTACGCCGGCCAGGTGCCTGGAGGCACGGCACACGCATTTGCGCTGACTCGCTCCCTCGCTGCTGATGCCATTCGCGCGGACGGCAGCACCATGCCCCTTGCGCAATTGCGCCACCACCCCTTGCACGCCGTGGCCGCCATCGCCAGGCCGCAGGAATTTTTCGCGATGCTGCGCGCGAAAGGGCTCACGCTGCAGCACACCAGCGCCTTTCCGGATCACTATGATTTTGATAGCTGGCAGCGCAATGAAATCCACGGCATGCCACTCATTTGCACCGAAAAAGACGCCACCAAACTGTGGCAGTCCCACCCGCAAGCGCTGGCAGTGCCTTTGCAGCTGGAAATCGACAGTGCTTTTTTCTCCCTGCTGGACGACCGGCTGCGGTCTGCCACGCATCGCTCGCTATCATCGCCCTCCGACTGA
- a CDS encoding ExbD/TolR family protein, with protein sequence MNFRSRPTEAPEINLIPFIDVLLVVLIFLMLSTTYSKFTELQLTLPVADAEQQRDHPKEVIVAVAADGRYAVNKSAVEGKSVEVVAQALAAAASAGKDSVVIISADANSPHQAVVTVMEAARRVGLSQITFATQSTASAGK encoded by the coding sequence ATGAACTTTCGATCCCGCCCCACCGAAGCGCCGGAAATCAACCTGATTCCTTTCATCGACGTGCTGCTTGTGGTGCTCATCTTCCTGATGCTGTCCACCACCTACAGCAAGTTCACCGAACTGCAATTGACGCTGCCAGTGGCCGATGCCGAGCAGCAGCGCGACCATCCCAAGGAAGTGATCGTGGCGGTCGCCGCGGATGGCCGCTATGCGGTCAATAAATCGGCAGTGGAGGGCAAGAGCGTGGAAGTGGTGGCGCAAGCATTGGCGGCTGCAGCCAGTGCCGGCAAGGACAGCGTCGTCATCATCAGTGCCGACGCCAATTCTCCGCACCAGGCAGTGGTGACGGTGATGGAAGCCGCACGCCGCGTGGGCCTGTCGCAGATCACCTTCGCCACCCAATCGACGGCCAGCGCCGGCAAATAG
- the kdsB gene encoding 3-deoxy-manno-octulosonate cytidylyltransferase: MTSPATPFTVLIPARLASTRLPDKPLADIAGLPMVVRVAQRAAQSRAHRVVVAADDARILAACQAHGIDALLTRSDHPSGSDRLAEACEQLGLAGDDIVVNVQGDEPLIDPALIKAVAELLPARTEASMGTAAHAIEALADYANPNVVKVVLDARGLAHYFSRAPIPHARDHAGTAWWANGTDGASPGVPTGYSPLRHIGIYSYRASFLRQFPALAPAPTEAVEALEQLRALWHGHRIAVHVTASAPGPGVDTPMDLERVRTLFS, from the coding sequence GTGACCTCCCCCGCCACGCCATTCACTGTCCTGATCCCTGCGCGGCTGGCCTCCACGCGGCTGCCCGACAAGCCGCTGGCCGACATCGCCGGGCTGCCCATGGTGGTGCGCGTGGCGCAGCGCGCGGCGCAAAGCCGGGCCCACCGCGTGGTGGTGGCCGCGGACGACGCCCGCATCCTCGCGGCATGCCAGGCCCATGGCATCGACGCCTTGCTCACGCGATCCGACCATCCCAGCGGTAGCGACCGCCTGGCGGAAGCCTGCGAGCAGCTCGGTTTGGCAGGCGATGACATCGTGGTGAACGTGCAAGGCGACGAACCGCTGATCGACCCTGCGCTGATTAAAGCCGTCGCCGAGCTGCTGCCGGCCCGCACGGAGGCCAGCATGGGAACCGCGGCCCACGCCATCGAGGCTTTGGCCGACTATGCCAACCCCAATGTCGTGAAGGTCGTGCTCGATGCCCGCGGACTGGCGCATTACTTCAGCCGGGCACCCATCCCGCATGCACGCGACCATGCCGGCACTGCCTGGTGGGCGAACGGCACCGATGGCGCCTCGCCGGGCGTGCCAACAGGCTACTCGCCGCTGCGCCATATCGGCATCTACAGCTACCGCGCCTCGTTCCTTCGCCAATTTCCGGCCCTAGCCCCCGCACCGACGGAAGCCGTCGAGGCGCTGGAGCAACTGCGAGCCCTGTGGCATGGCCACCGCATTGCGGTCCACGTCACGGCCTCCGCACCCGGCCCCGGCGTAGATACACCGATGGATCTGGAACGCGTTCGCACACTGTTTTCGTAG
- a CDS encoding Trm112 family protein, translated as MDPKLLELLVCPVTKGSLTFNRERQELVSRSARLAYPVRDGIPVLLENEARTLTDEELEA; from the coding sequence ATGGACCCCAAACTGCTCGAACTGCTGGTCTGCCCCGTCACCAAGGGCTCGCTTACCTTCAACAGGGAACGGCAGGAGCTTGTGTCGCGCAGCGCCCGGCTGGCCTACCCGGTGCGCGACGGCATTCCTGTCCTGCTCGAAAATGAAGCGCGTACCCTGACGGACGAGGAGCTGGAGGCGTGA